The following proteins are encoded in a genomic region of Lachnospiraceae bacterium KM106-2:
- a CDS encoding tRNA pseudouridine synthase A, with translation MRNIKLIIEYDGSRYAGFKKTGPNKKGVSVQEKIEEVLDKMTGEKIVLKGAINTEPGVHALQQIANFTTESDMKEYEIKHYLNRYLPKDIAVLQVDDVMPRFQSDLNAKSAVFEYRISMAEVESVFTRKYHYYSFHRLDIGKMREAAKYLIGKQDLKAFSYNKRMKKSTEREIFDIDIVWDMDDVTITIHADDFWPYMARVIIGAIYDVGLGTITPEDVKTMIDTKDMSQAERIAEPQGLFLKEVMY, from the coding sequence ATGAGAAATATAAAATTAATCATCGAGTATGATGGAAGCCGTTATGCCGGATTTAAAAAGACAGGACCGAATAAAAAAGGAGTATCCGTTCAAGAGAAGATCGAAGAAGTATTAGATAAAATGACCGGAGAAAAAATTGTTCTTAAAGGTGCCATCAATACGGAACCAGGAGTTCATGCGTTACAGCAGATCGCAAACTTTACAACTGAGTCTGATATGAAAGAGTATGAGATCAAACATTATCTAAATCGATACTTACCAAAAGATATTGCAGTATTACAGGTTGATGATGTAATGCCACGTTTTCAGAGTGATTTGAATGCAAAATCAGCAGTATTTGAATATCGTATCAGTATGGCAGAAGTAGAATCTGTTTTTACTAGAAAGTATCATTATTATAGTTTTCATCGCCTTGATATCGGAAAGATGAGAGAGGCTGCAAAATATCTGATCGGAAAACAGGATTTAAAAGCATTTTCTTATAATAAGAGAATGAAGAAATCGACTGAAAGGGAGATTTTTGATATAGATATCGTATGGGATATGGATGATGTAACAATCACAATTCATGCAGATGACTTTTGGCCATATATGGCGAGGGTGATCATCGGAGCAATCTATGATGTAGGATTAGGAACGATTACACCAGAAGATGTAAAAACAATGATCGACACAAAAGATATGAGCCAGGCAGAACGAATCGCTGAACCACAAGGGTTGTTCTTAAAAGAAGTAATGTATTAA
- a CDS encoding lead, cadmium, zinc and mercury transporting ATPase produces the protein MDWHSKSISQVTKELDVSIENGLSEKEALQRLEKYGANEIAEQKNTSLIVKFFAQFKDFMIITLIIAAFISLFVSYLKHDLDLVDPVIIMAIIILNAILGVFQEAKAEKSLEALKKLSSPTALVKRNGTIQNIASNQLVPGDIIFLESGCLVPADARLLQAVNLKVEESSLTGESHPVEKVADVVLAKTTLLSERKNLIMSSSIVTYGRGSAIVTNTGMDTEVGHIANMIMNDESPMTPLQKKLAKTSKTLGIAALLICIIIFIIGILKQKPVFDMFMTSVSLAVAAIPEGLPAIVTIMLSLGVQRMAKKNAVIRKLPAVETLGGATIICSDKTGTLTQNKMVVSKIASVRGEEHFQTDFSKSILQKAALCNDAILQIEKREMNITGEPTEAALVMAAYEENLNKLKLDLTYKRMDEIPFDSSKKRMTTVHKMIDGTYEVITKGAPEVLLSLCSYVYDNGTAVSLTSYHRMQIQKQNILMAGQALRVIAVAYKQVRSYDHRSLENSLVFLGLIGMIDPPRPEVKEAVHICKRAGIKPVMITGDHILTACAIGKELGMISSKNEAISGKDLNAMKNEDLVRSINRYSVFARVSPEHKVRIVKAFQENGDIVAMTGDGVNDAPALKSSDIGCAMGITGTDVAKNAADMILTDDNFATIVSAVREGRGIYDNIKKAVHFLLSSNIGEIITIFIAIILGLPTPLVAVQLLWVNLVTDSLPAISLGVEPTDHDIMKRKPISPKKGMFADGMGIRIIVEGIMIGFLALSAFLIGYRIYDPAHLYSAGEPLVGRTMCFAVLSMSQLFHAFNMKSRHSIFNHDLFNNKQLITSFLLGILLQVLVISIPTLSIVFKVTALTLEQWGIVFLLSAMPILIVELQKKANQK, from the coding sequence ATGGATTGGCATAGCAAGTCGATATCACAAGTAACAAAGGAACTTGATGTTTCCATAGAAAACGGATTAAGTGAGAAGGAGGCATTACAGCGACTAGAGAAATACGGAGCAAATGAGATTGCAGAGCAAAAAAACACATCTCTAATTGTAAAGTTTTTTGCACAATTTAAAGATTTTATGATCATCACTTTAATTATTGCTGCATTTATTTCGCTATTTGTTTCATATTTAAAACACGATCTAGACTTAGTTGATCCGGTCATTATCATGGCTATTATCATATTAAACGCGATCCTAGGTGTATTTCAAGAAGCAAAAGCAGAGAAATCATTAGAGGCCCTAAAGAAACTCTCCTCTCCCACCGCACTGGTAAAAAGGAACGGCACTATCCAAAACATCGCTTCTAACCAGTTAGTGCCTGGAGATATTATCTTTCTTGAATCCGGCTGCCTCGTACCAGCTGATGCCAGACTTCTGCAGGCAGTAAATCTTAAGGTAGAAGAATCCTCTCTAACCGGTGAGTCCCATCCGGTAGAAAAGGTGGCCGATGTGGTACTTGCTAAAACAACGCTTTTATCTGAACGAAAGAATCTAATCATGTCCTCTTCCATCGTAACCTATGGCCGCGGCTCTGCCATAGTGACCAATACAGGAATGGATACAGAAGTTGGACATATCGCTAACATGATCATGAATGATGAGTCTCCAATGACTCCCTTACAGAAAAAGCTCGCTAAAACAAGCAAGACACTTGGAATCGCTGCTCTACTAATCTGTATCATTATCTTTATTATAGGAATTTTAAAGCAAAAACCAGTTTTTGATATGTTCATGACTAGTGTAAGTCTGGCTGTTGCTGCAATTCCAGAAGGGTTACCTGCTATCGTTACCATCATGCTGAGTCTTGGTGTCCAACGTATGGCAAAAAAGAATGCTGTCATTCGTAAGTTACCTGCTGTTGAAACATTAGGTGGTGCCACTATCATCTGTTCTGATAAGACGGGTACACTCACACAGAATAAAATGGTTGTCTCAAAAATAGCCAGTGTACGAGGGGAAGAACATTTTCAAACCGACTTTTCTAAGTCTATTTTGCAAAAAGCAGCTTTATGTAATGATGCTATCCTACAAATTGAAAAAAGAGAAATGAACATTACTGGTGAGCCAACGGAAGCAGCGCTTGTTATGGCTGCTTACGAAGAGAATCTAAACAAGCTAAAACTTGATCTTACTTATAAACGAATGGATGAGATTCCATTTGATTCTTCAAAGAAACGGATGACTACGGTTCATAAGATGATCGACGGTACTTACGAAGTAATTACAAAAGGGGCTCCTGAGGTACTCCTCTCTTTATGCTCTTATGTCTACGATAATGGCACCGCTGTTTCTCTAACAAGCTATCATCGAATGCAGATTCAAAAACAGAATATATTAATGGCCGGTCAGGCACTTCGTGTGATCGCTGTTGCCTATAAACAAGTTCGTTCTTATGACCATCGATCTCTAGAAAATTCTTTAGTCTTTTTAGGACTCATCGGTATGATCGATCCTCCAAGGCCTGAGGTAAAAGAAGCCGTTCACATTTGTAAGCGTGCTGGAATTAAACCGGTTATGATCACAGGCGATCATATATTAACCGCCTGTGCCATTGGTAAAGAATTAGGAATGATCTCATCCAAGAATGAAGCCATATCCGGAAAAGATCTCAATGCAATGAAAAATGAAGATCTCGTTCGTTCCATTAACCGCTACTCGGTATTTGCCCGGGTCTCTCCAGAACATAAGGTTCGTATTGTAAAAGCATTTCAGGAAAATGGGGATATTGTTGCAATGACTGGTGATGGTGTTAATGATGCTCCTGCACTAAAGTCTTCTGACATTGGATGTGCCATGGGGATCACCGGAACTGATGTGGCCAAGAATGCAGCTGATATGATACTTACTGATGACAACTTTGCTACGATCGTCTCTGCCGTCCGCGAAGGGCGAGGGATATATGACAATATTAAAAAGGCGGTACATTTTCTTCTCTCAAGCAATATCGGTGAGATCATTACTATCTTTATCGCAATCATCCTTGGTCTGCCGACCCCTTTAGTCGCTGTCCAATTATTGTGGGTAAACCTTGTCACTGATTCTCTTCCTGCCATTTCTTTGGGAGTAGAACCAACAGATCATGATATCATGAAACGAAAACCTATCTCTCCGAAAAAAGGAATGTTTGCAGATGGAATGGGCATTCGAATTATTGTAGAAGGTATTATGATTGGTTTTCTTGCACTTAGTGCCTTTCTCATTGGATATCGAATCTACGATCCAGCACATCTATATAGTGCTGGGGAACCCCTTGTTGGAAGGACCATGTGTTTTGCCGTACTGAGTATGTCACAACTATTTCATGCATTTAATATGAAAAGCCGTCACTCTATTTTCAACCATGACCTTTTTAATAACAAACAGCTTATTACCTCCTTCCTCCTTGGTATTCTACTACAGGTACTTGTCATTTCCATTCCGACGCTCTCGATCGTATTTAAAGTTACTGCACTCACACTGGAACAATGGGGAATCGTATTTCTTCTCTCTGCAATGCCAATCTTAATCGTTGAATTGCAAAAAAAGGCGAACCAGAAATAA
- a CDS encoding glutamine synthetase type III, GlnN, with product MQEKNVIESVFGVDVFNDEVMQQYLPKKTYAALRKTIDNGEELNLEIANVVAHGMKEWALSKGATHYTHWFQPMTGITAEKHDSFISPVEGGKVIMEFSGKELVKGEPDASSFPSGGLRATFEARGYTAWDCTSPAFLKEDAAGVTLCIPTAFCSYTGEALDKKTPLLRSMEAISNQAVRVLKLFGHEEVTRVSCSVGPEQEYFLVDRDKYLKRDDLKFAGRTLFGAMAPKGQELDDHYFGTIKERIASFMKELNVELWKLGILSKTQHNEVAPAQHEMAPIFTTANISTDHNQLVMEIMKKVAKRHGLECLLHEKPFDGVNGSGKHDNWSIVTNTGKNLLDPGKTPHDNIQFLLFLAAIVRAVDENATLLRMSASNPGNDHRLGANEAPPAIISMFVGEQLEDVISQLVETGEATSSKQGEKLNTGVHTLPEFRKDATDRNRTSPFAFTGNKFEFRMVGSSMSIAGANTVLNTIVADVLCDMADELEKASDFDTAVHDMIKKTFTDHQRVIFNGNGYSDEWVAEAERRGLPNVKTMVDAIPSLVTDKAVKMFEKFGVLTEAELRSRVEINYELYSKAINIEAKTMIDMAGKQFIPAVIKYVKGLADSINAVKTAVPEADVTVQAELLTKCSKLLAEAKAAQVKLEKEVAKAATLEEGVEQATYFKDDVFVTMSELRAPIDALEVLVDKECWPVPTYGDLLFEV from the coding sequence ATGCAAGAAAAGAATGTAATCGAAAGCGTATTTGGCGTTGATGTATTCAATGATGAAGTAATGCAACAGTATTTACCGAAAAAAACATATGCAGCATTAAGAAAAACAATTGATAATGGTGAAGAATTAAATCTTGAGATTGCAAATGTTGTTGCACATGGTATGAAAGAATGGGCATTATCAAAAGGTGCTACACACTATACTCACTGGTTCCAACCAATGACTGGCATTACAGCTGAAAAACATGATTCTTTTATCTCTCCAGTTGAGGGCGGAAAAGTAATTATGGAATTCTCCGGTAAAGAATTAGTAAAAGGTGAACCAGATGCATCATCATTCCCTTCAGGCGGATTAAGAGCTACATTTGAAGCAAGAGGATATACTGCATGGGATTGTACTTCTCCAGCATTCTTAAAAGAAGATGCTGCGGGTGTTACCTTATGTATTCCAACAGCATTTTGTTCTTATACAGGTGAAGCACTTGATAAGAAAACTCCATTACTTCGTTCAATGGAAGCAATCAGCAATCAAGCAGTCCGTGTATTAAAGTTATTTGGACATGAAGAAGTAACAAGAGTTTCTTGTTCCGTAGGTCCAGAACAAGAATACTTCTTAGTTGATCGAGATAAATATTTAAAACGTGATGATTTAAAATTTGCCGGACGTACATTATTTGGTGCAATGGCTCCAAAAGGACAGGAATTAGATGATCATTACTTCGGTACTATTAAAGAGAGAATCGCTTCTTTCATGAAAGAGTTAAACGTTGAATTATGGAAACTTGGAATCCTTTCTAAGACTCAGCATAATGAAGTTGCACCAGCTCAACATGAAATGGCTCCTATCTTTACAACTGCAAACATCTCAACAGATCATAACCAATTAGTTATGGAAATCATGAAGAAAGTTGCAAAACGTCATGGTTTAGAGTGTTTATTACATGAGAAGCCATTTGATGGTGTAAATGGTTCTGGTAAACATGATAACTGGTCTATCGTAACAAACACAGGTAAGAACTTATTAGACCCAGGTAAAACACCTCATGATAACATTCAATTCTTATTATTCTTAGCTGCTATTGTTCGTGCAGTTGATGAAAATGCTACATTACTTAGAATGTCTGCATCTAATCCAGGAAATGACCATAGATTAGGAGCAAACGAGGCACCTCCAGCAATCATTTCTATGTTTGTTGGTGAGCAGTTAGAAGATGTTATTAGTCAGTTAGTGGAAACTGGAGAAGCTACTTCTAGTAAACAAGGTGAGAAACTTAACACAGGTGTTCATACTTTACCAGAATTCAGAAAAGATGCTACGGATCGTAACCGTACTTCACCATTTGCATTTACAGGAAATAAATTCGAATTTAGAATGGTTGGTTCTAGTATGTCAATCGCAGGTGCCAATACTGTTCTCAATACGATCGTTGCAGACGTATTATGTGATATGGCTGATGAACTTGAAAAAGCAAGTGATTTCGACACAGCCGTTCATGATATGATCAAGAAGACATTTACGGATCATCAGAGAGTAATCTTCAATGGTAATGGATATTCAGATGAATGGGTTGCTGAAGCTGAGAGAAGAGGACTTCCAAATGTTAAGACAATGGTAGATGCCATTCCTTCCTTAGTAACTGATAAAGCAGTTAAGATGTTTGAGAAGTTCGGAGTATTAACAGAAGCAGAGTTACGTTCTCGTGTTGAGATTAACTATGAATTATATTCGAAAGCAATTAATATTGAAGCGAAAACTATGATAGATATGGCTGGAAAACAATTCATTCCTGCTGTGATTAAATATGTTAAAGGACTTGCAGATAGCATTAATGCAGTTAAGACAGCCGTTCCTGAAGCAGATGTAACGGTTCAAGCTGAATTATTAACTAAATGCTCTAAGTTATTAGCAGAAGCGAAAGCTGCTCAAGTTAAGTTAGAGAAAGAAGTAGCTAAGGCTGCTACGTTAGAAGAAGGCGTAGAACAAGCAACTTATTTCAAAGATGATGTATTTGTTACAATGTCTGAATTAAGAGCTCCAATTGATGCTCTTGAAGTTCTTGTTGATAAAGAATGTTGGCCAGTACCAACATACGGTGACTTATTATTTGAGGTTTAA
- a CDS encoding methyltransferase, translated as MDFRKTFDQIPIEFDKYRPRYCEELFNKIISVIDLNVTKKILEIGPGTGQATEPFLKTGCEYTAIELGENFTAFMKDKFYAYPNFNIINDDFETFSFEPNTYDLVFSAATIQWIPEDIAYSKAFQMLKPGGYLAMFMTCSDERTENEELYNKIEDVYQKYFHVKQQYRCKFDYHNAVNYGFTNLTDLEWKNIRVLTADEYLSYISTHCEHITLEEPYKTKFYSGIKEAILDAGNKITIIDTLPLYLAQKPW; from the coding sequence ATGGATTTTAGAAAGACTTTTGATCAAATACCAATTGAATTTGATAAGTACAGACCTCGATATTGTGAAGAACTCTTCAACAAGATCATATCGGTCATAGACTTAAATGTTACAAAGAAAATTCTCGAAATCGGTCCTGGTACCGGCCAGGCAACGGAACCATTTTTAAAGACTGGTTGTGAGTATACTGCAATTGAACTAGGTGAAAACTTCACAGCCTTTATGAAGGATAAGTTTTATGCCTATCCGAATTTCAATATCATCAATGACGATTTCGAAACTTTTTCTTTTGAACCTAATACCTATGATCTGGTATTCTCTGCTGCTACCATCCAATGGATTCCAGAGGATATCGCTTATTCCAAAGCATTTCAAATGCTTAAGCCCGGTGGGTATCTAGCCATGTTTATGACTTGCTCTGATGAGAGAACTGAAAATGAAGAACTTTATAACAAAATAGAAGATGTTTACCAAAAGTATTTTCATGTTAAACAGCAATATCGCTGTAAGTTTGACTATCACAATGCTGTAAATTATGGATTTACAAATTTGACTGATCTAGAATGGAAAAACATAAGAGTACTTACTGCAGATGAATATCTCTCATACATCAGTACCCATTGTGAGCACATCACCTTAGAAGAGCCTTATAAAACTAAATTCTACTCTGGTATAAAAGAGGCTATCTTAGATGCAGGAAATAAAATCACCATAATAGATACCCTTCCTTTATACCTGGCACAAAAACCTTGGTGA
- a CDS encoding argininosuccinate lyase, whose protein sequence is MKLWGGRFTKETNQLVQNFNASLSFDQKFYKQDIRGSIAHVTMLAKQGILTMDEKTTIIDGLHSILSDLESGKLAIDDSAEDIHSFVEANLIERVGDAGKKLHTGRSRNDQVALDMKLYIRDELLEVDVLLKTLLKTLNKMMEDNLDTYMPGFTHLQKAQPITLAHHLGAYFEMFRRDRDRLHSIYTRMNYCPLGAGALAGTTYPLDRELAASLLDFTGPTRNSIDSVADRDYLIEFLDALSIIMMHLSRFSEEIIIWNTNEYQFVELDDAYSTGSSIMPQKKNPDIAELVRGKTGRVYGALMSLLTTMKGIPLAYNKDMQEDKELTFDAIDTVKGCISLFDGMIQTMQFNKERMERSAKHGFTNATDAADYLVKHGVPFRDAHGIVGQLVLTCIEKGISLDEMTLDDYNAISPVFQEDIYEAISLKTCVEKRNTIGAPGEVVMKQFIEENKDYLG, encoded by the coding sequence ATGAAACTATGGGGCGGACGCTTCACAAAAGAAACCAATCAACTTGTTCAAAATTTTAATGCTTCCCTCTCTTTTGATCAGAAATTTTATAAACAGGATATTCGTGGAAGTATTGCTCATGTTACAATGCTAGCCAAACAAGGCATCCTTACCATGGATGAAAAGACTACCATCATTGATGGACTACATAGTATCCTGTCTGATCTAGAATCCGGTAAATTAGCCATTGATGATTCTGCTGAAGATATCCATAGCTTCGTGGAGGCCAATCTGATCGAACGTGTTGGCGATGCAGGGAAAAAGCTGCATACCGGTCGAAGTCGTAATGACCAAGTAGCCTTAGATATGAAACTTTATATTCGTGACGAACTGTTAGAAGTTGATGTATTACTTAAAACACTATTAAAAACCCTTAATAAAATGATGGAAGATAATTTGGATACTTATATGCCTGGGTTCACTCATCTGCAAAAAGCCCAGCCAATCACACTTGCACATCATTTAGGAGCCTACTTTGAAATGTTCCGTCGTGATCGTGATCGTCTTCATTCCATTTATACACGTATGAATTATTGCCCTCTAGGCGCCGGTGCCTTAGCAGGGACCACTTATCCCCTTGATCGTGAACTCGCTGCAAGCTTGCTTGATTTCACCGGTCCTACCAGAAATAGTATCGATTCCGTTGCGGATCGTGATTACTTAATTGAATTTTTAGATGCCCTTTCGATTATTATGATGCATCTCAGCCGATTTAGTGAAGAGATCATCATCTGGAATACAAATGAGTATCAGTTTGTAGAGTTAGATGATGCTTACAGTACTGGAAGCAGTATTATGCCACAGAAAAAAAATCCGGATATTGCAGAACTCGTTCGTGGTAAAACTGGCCGTGTCTATGGAGCACTCATGTCTTTACTTACTACTATGAAAGGGATTCCTCTTGCCTATAATAAGGATATGCAGGAAGATAAAGAATTAACTTTCGATGCAATCGATACAGTAAAGGGATGTATCTCTTTATTTGATGGCATGATCCAAACAATGCAGTTTAACAAAGAGCGAATGGAACGCAGTGCAAAACACGGATTTACCAATGCTACTGATGCTGCAGACTATCTAGTGAAACATGGTGTTCCTTTTCGAGATGCTCATGGTATTGTGGGACAGCTCGTCCTTACTTGTATTGAAAAGGGGATTTCTCTTGATGAAATGACATTAGATGATTATAATGCGATCAGCCCTGTATTCCAAGAAGATATTTATGAAGCGATCAGCTTAAAGACCTGTGTCGAAAAGCGAAACACGATTGGTGCTCCTGGCGAAGTCGTAATGAAGCAATTCATAGAAGAAAATAAGGACTATCTCGGATAA
- a CDS encoding thermostable carboxypeptidase 1, with amino-acid sequence MNRTYEKLQEYLDRNQALNTALILLDWDTATLAPKAATEQTARMVGILSEEQFNSIINDEVRELMHQLKEPNEWNQLTDVQKAVIKELEREYEQLEKIPVKEYKAYAELAAKSVTIWEDAKTNNDYKKFVPVLEQIIAYKKKFASYRKKKGQALYDVLLQDYERDFNMEKLDEFFEKIKTELVPFIKEVIHHSKDIDKSYNYLAYDPTKQKEFCEFLAGYIGFDFNKGVIAESAHPFTTNLHNKDVRITNHFYKNNLESAMFSVIHEGGHAIYEMNIGDDITQTLVGGGASMGVHESQSRFYENIVGRNKAFWEPIYAKLQRTYPDQLNDITLDHFMKGINLARLSLIRTEADELTYPLHILVRYEMEKMIFSQEVDVHQLNQIWNQKYKEYLGVTPPTDTAGILQDVHWAMGDFGYFSSYAVGSAIGAQLYEYMKKVMPFEEYLREGKMDQISGFLKAHIHQYGMRKTANELLKDTTGEEFNADYYINYLKEKYTELYLQ; translated from the coding sequence ATGAATCGTACATATGAAAAATTACAAGAATATTTAGATCGAAATCAGGCACTTAATACAGCATTAATCCTGCTAGATTGGGATACCGCTACACTTGCTCCTAAGGCGGCAACAGAGCAGACGGCTAGAATGGTTGGAATCCTTTCAGAGGAGCAGTTTAATTCCATTATCAATGACGAGGTAAGAGAATTAATGCATCAGTTAAAAGAGCCGAATGAATGGAATCAGCTTACCGATGTACAAAAGGCTGTTATCAAAGAGTTAGAAAGGGAGTATGAACAATTAGAGAAGATTCCAGTCAAAGAGTATAAAGCATATGCAGAATTGGCAGCAAAGAGTGTTACGATTTGGGAAGATGCCAAAACAAATAATGACTATAAAAAGTTTGTACCAGTATTGGAGCAGATCATAGCATATAAGAAGAAGTTTGCTTCCTATCGAAAGAAGAAAGGACAGGCTTTATACGATGTCCTATTACAAGACTATGAGAGAGATTTTAATATGGAGAAACTTGATGAGTTCTTCGAGAAAATAAAGACAGAGCTTGTTCCATTTATTAAAGAAGTGATTCATCATAGTAAAGATATCGATAAGAGTTATAATTATTTAGCTTATGATCCTACAAAACAGAAAGAATTTTGCGAGTTCCTTGCGGGCTATATCGGATTCGACTTTAATAAGGGGGTAATCGCAGAAAGTGCTCATCCATTTACAACAAACCTTCATAATAAAGATGTTCGTATTACCAACCATTTCTATAAGAATAACTTAGAGAGCGCAATGTTTTCGGTCATCCATGAGGGCGGACATGCAATCTACGAGATGAATATCGGGGATGATATTACGCAGACGCTTGTTGGCGGAGGCGCTAGTATGGGAGTTCATGAATCGCAATCAAGATTTTATGAAAATATTGTTGGAAGAAATAAGGCATTCTGGGAACCGATCTATGCAAAGTTGCAGCGTACTTATCCAGATCAGTTAAACGATATTACATTAGATCACTTTATGAAAGGAATCAATTTAGCCAGACTTAGTCTGATTCGTACAGAAGCTGATGAACTTACTTATCCATTACACATTTTAGTGCGTTATGAGATGGAGAAGATGATCTTTAGCCAGGAAGTCGATGTTCATCAATTGAATCAGATCTGGAATCAGAAATATAAAGAGTATCTAGGGGTTACTCCACCAACGGATACAGCGGGAATTTTACAGGATGTTCACTGGGCGATGGGGGACTTTGGATATTTTTCTTCCTACGCAGTCGGAAGTGCGATTGGAGCACAGTTATATGAATATATGAAGAAGGTAATGCCATTCGAAGAGTATTTAAGAGAAGGAAAGATGGATCAGATTTCTGGCTTTCTGAAAGCTCATATTCATCAATATGGTATGAGAAAAACAGCAAATGAATTATTAAAAGATACAACAGGAGAAGAATTTAACGCAGATTACTACATTAATTACTTAAAAGAAAAATATACAGAGCTTTATTTACAATAG
- a CDS encoding enolase, translated as MRSGILISHVHGREILDSRGNPTVEVEVTLEDGTIGRAAVPSGASTGAFEAIELRDGDKNRYLGTGVQKAVENVNTTIADTIVNMNAFNQVDIDKAMLDADGTDNKGKLGANAILGASLAVAKAAANFLDLPLYQYLGGVNAKTLPVPMMNIINGGKHADSSLNIQEFMIMPVGAKSFCEALESSATVFHTLKKLLKADGYVTAVGDEGGFAPNFSSDEQALQYIVAAVEKAGYKPGEDFFIAIDAAATEMYEEAAKVGKNGEYLFWKSGEYKSVDQMIQYWKDICSKYPVISLEDALAEEDWKGWLKLTQELGDQVQLVGDDLFVTNTERIKKGINMGVSNSVLIKLNQIGTLTETLDAIEMSKNNKWTAVVSHRSGETEDVTIADIAVATNAGQIKTGAPSRTDRVAKYNQLLRIEEELGVAARYLGRDAFKVNRWK; from the coding sequence ATGAGATCAGGTATATTGATTTCCCACGTTCATGGACGTGAGATTTTGGATTCTCGTGGCAATCCAACAGTTGAAGTAGAGGTTACATTAGAAGATGGAACTATCGGTAGAGCAGCAGTACCGTCTGGAGCAAGTACAGGAGCATTTGAGGCGATTGAACTTCGTGATGGAGATAAGAATCGATATCTTGGAACTGGTGTGCAGAAGGCAGTAGAAAACGTTAATACGACGATCGCAGATACGATCGTAAATATGAATGCGTTTAATCAGGTAGATATCGATAAAGCAATGTTAGATGCAGATGGAACGGATAATAAAGGAAAGCTTGGAGCCAATGCAATTTTAGGAGCTTCTTTAGCAGTAGCAAAGGCAGCAGCAAACTTCCTTGACCTTCCATTATATCAGTATCTAGGAGGCGTGAATGCAAAGACACTTCCTGTTCCAATGATGAACATCATTAACGGTGGAAAACATGCCGATTCCAGCCTCAATATTCAAGAGTTTATGATCATGCCGGTAGGAGCAAAGAGTTTTTGTGAAGCATTGGAATCATCTGCAACGGTATTTCATACATTAAAGAAATTATTAAAAGCAGATGGTTATGTAACGGCAGTTGGTGATGAAGGAGGATTTGCCCCAAACTTCAGCAGTGATGAGCAAGCATTACAATATATCGTTGCTGCAGTTGAGAAGGCAGGCTATAAACCAGGAGAAGACTTCTTTATTGCTATTGATGCAGCGGCAACAGAGATGTATGAAGAGGCAGCTAAAGTTGGTAAAAATGGTGAGTATCTATTCTGGAAATCTGGTGAATATAAGAGCGTTGACCAGATGATTCAATATTGGAAAGATATCTGTTCGAAATATCCGGTTATCTCTTTAGAAGATGCACTTGCAGAAGAAGACTGGAAAGGCTGGTTAAAACTGACTCAGGAATTAGGAGATCAGGTTCAGTTAGTCGGCGATGATCTATTTGTTACCAATACCGAACGTATCAAAAAAGGAATTAATATGGGAGTATCCAATTCCGTATTAATTAAGTTAAACCAAATTGGTACGCTAACCGAGACATTAGATGCAATTGAGATGTCTAAGAATAATAAGTGGACTGCGGTTGTATCTCATCGGTCTGGTGAGACAGAAGATGTTACGATCGCAGATATAGCAGTAGCAACCAATGCAGGACAGATCAAGACTGGTGCGCCAAGCAGAACGGATCGTGTGGCAAAATATAATCAGTTACTTCGTATTGAAGAAGAGCTTGGTGTTGCAGCTAGATATCTAGGAAGAGATGCATTTAAAGTAAATCGATGGAAATAA